AACTTACTTTGCTTTACTTGAAGGAAAAACCATAATTCCTTACTTCTTTGAACTCCGCGAGATTGATGCTAATCCAAGCAAGAACAAGTAACCATTATTTCTATTTCTATCATCTTAATCACCACTCCGATTTGAATCAGATTCTCGTATTTTGTTGATTTGGCATGAATActtcatggtcagttgtacctcTAATGTACCTTATGTTCCTCTTTGCAGCAAGTAAATCACATAGACTTGGTTTCTTCATGAATCTACTAATCAATTCCACATTATGATGACAAATTTTTGGCCTTGTATTACAAAGATACCTCAATGAGCCAATGTCTACTTGTACAAAGTGTTATCCACTAGTTCAACATCTGACTCCTTCGTCAATTTAATCATGGTTTTCATAGGTGTGTTTGCAAGATTACAATTTCTCATATTGAATTTCTTTAAGATATCTTCTGCATATTACTTCCGATGCAAGAAAACACCATGCCCTGTGTTCGCAATCTCCATTCCTAGGAAGTAGGCCAAATTTCCTAAGTTTGACATCTCAAACTCATTCTCCATGCTTGCCTTAAACTTTGCCACTTCATCTTTATTGGAACCTGTGACCAATTGATCATTCACATGGAGACATAGGATGATTTGGTCTTGTTTAATTGAGCCTTTAACATACATTCCTTGCTCTGATGTGCACTTTTTGAAACCTAGATCAAATAAGAAACAACCAATCCTCTTTTTCCATGCCCTATGTGCTTGCTTAAATTCATACAAATCTTTATTCATTTGTACACCATATTCTCTTTCCATTTCACCTCAAAACCTGGCTTCCGCTTCacataaacttcttcttctaGGGTTCCATTGAGGAATGATGACTTTAGATGAAGTCGGTGCATCTTCCAATCTCTATATGCTGCAATGACCACAACTAGTCTTATAGTTTCAAGTCTAGCAACTGGTGCATAGACTTAACTGAAATTAATGTTATACTTTTGAAGAAAGCCTTTTGCCACCAATTTTGCCTTATGATTGACAATTTCACCATTAGGCTTTAACTTCTTCTTGCAAATCCACCCGAAATCTATTGCCTTCTTACTTGAATAATTGATCAATTTCTAGCCTTTGTTCTTCTCAATGGTCTTGATTTCTTCATTCATTATACCTTGCAAATCCCGATCTTTCACGACTTGAACATGATCTATGGGCTATGATTCAGCCATCGTGATTTCTTCAATTAGGTTACCATTCACTCTTATGTCTTGATATAGAAACTTATCAAAATAATTCAGTTTGACTAATTGAGTTTTGGCTCTTATTGATCTTACCATCTCTTGAGGTTGTGCAAGTTTAGTCTTAACTTCTACAATTTGCTCATCATATTAAAGAGTGGTTCTAATGTGACTTGAACCAATTCCATCTTGCATTGAGTTGATCAAGCTCCATCCTTTAATTTCATCAAATTCCACATCCCTAATAATCACCGTCTTGTTATCATTTGGTGATAATAACTTGTAGGAACATGTGGAATGATAGACAACCAAAATAATGGTTTATACTTTATCATCAAACTTCGTTCTGAGTTGCTAAGGTACATGTATGTAACATAATGAGGCAAAAATATTGAAGTGTCCAACACTTGGTTTTAGGCCAGACCAAGCTTCATAAGGAGTCATGTTGTGCAATTTCTTTGTTGGACATCAATTGATGATGTAGATAGAAATTGAGATAGTCTCACCCCAAAAGTGACTTGGCATTTGTCTTCCCTTAAGCATGCTTCTTGCCATgttcaaaataattttattctttctCTCAACAATGTCATTATGTTGAGGTGTGTAAGGTGCAATAAATTCATGCTCAAtcctttctttttcacaaaacatAGCGAATTCGGTTGAAGTGTACTCACTACCACCATAAGTTCTCAACCTTTTGATTACACATTTAGCCTGTTTCTCAACTAGCAAATTGAATTTGTTAAAATTGGTGAACACCTCACTTTTATTCTCGAACAGATAAATCAACATATATTTATTGAATTCACCTATAAATGTTAAGAAGTAGCACTTACCTCCTATTGCCTTCACTTTAAAGGGATCATTTACATCTGAGTGCATAATCTCATATTTTTGTTGTGACTTCATTGGAAGGTCATGTTTGAATGAACTTCTTGCTTGCTTGTCAATGCACCACTCTTCACATGAATGATTTGGCATTGGATCTTGGGAATGCCATGCGCCATCTTCTTCATGTGTTTCAAGCTGAGACTAATTAAATTGAGATGACCAAACCTCTAATGCCAAGTCCAATTTTGATCTCCAACTGTGATTGATGCTAGACGTTAATGTTCTAGCATGTTGATCATAATCTTGAATGTCCTATTGGTTGACAAAGTTGCCTTTAAGAATAGCTTGGAACTTCCATCAAACATCTTGATTTATTTATCTTCTAGCCTCATTGTGTAGTTTTGTCAAGCAATTGAACTAAGCTGATCAAGTTGCTTTCTATACAAGgtacatatatacaacatatcaCAAATGataacttcttgtccatcctttttCTTCACAAGAATTTTCTTCATTCCTTCTTAGGTGACCATGCTATTATTTGCAAACTTAATGGATTTTCTTAGTGATTCATCAAGCTTGATGAATCAATTTTTATTTCCATTCATATGATCTCCACACCTTGTGTCAAGGTACCAAATATTTGTTTTGTCTTGAGCCAATTGTGTATCAGCCATCAAAATGACCTCTTCTGAACCAGTACTCCCAACATGAGAAAATTGCACTCCACCCTTGTCACTCTCCTTCAATTCTTTGTTGAAGCAAGGGCCCTTGTCGTAGTGTTTAAACTTTTGGCAAACAATAACATTGGACTTCTTTCATctccattttttttgaatttctgattATGAGAAACACCATACTTGCTTGTCTCACACTAACTTATTGAATTCTTGTTTACATCATCACTCTCATTTAACATCTTCTTCCATTTTCTGATGCCTTTGTTGTTTTTTGAGGaatcttctttcatttttttaaaaaaagcttGACCTGTAAAGTTTGTTTAGACACTTTTTTTGAATTTATCTGTTTCACCCTCTACTTACGTGTTTCAAGAGATACTTACGATTCTTTAAGCTTCATTTTTGAAAAATCTTTGGACTATTCATTGAACACAACAGTGTGATTAAGTTGGGTAGGAACAACTCTTAAAACCTTCTCCTCTTTCTACAATTCAAAAATATTCTCTCCACGCGAAttcatttgattggttaaaatcacaaattttaaaaaaaactcatcaaaagagataaaacaaaggaaaaaataaaatgagagagagaaagttaactttaattttttaatgagaaTCCAAACATATATTATCTCTCTTTTTATTCTCCCCTTTGTTTTATCTCTTTCTTACTTCtctcatctataatataagaaaataagtggctctggtttttacaaaattacccaTCCTTATTTTTTGTACACCTATTAAAATTGTTGGTTTTTTGGTCTATCCACACAATTGTCCATTAtatcttaatattttattcaactatattataatttattttcaccattctttctctctcttcaccttTTTAGTTTTCTACCCTAATCTCTCTATACTCCATTTACTCTTTAAAAAAAAGGGTATTTATGATCCacaaaattttaatgaaaaataatataagggaaaaaattattattgatctaaatatttttgtatacaaaaatttactattcattcatatatttttgtaaatgatacctaaacataaataatatttatatcagaaaaatctattattgatctaaatatttttatataagaaaaatattatttatgattaaaaaataatttattcaaaaatggtatacaggaaaaaatctattattgatctaaatattttttatccgaaaatttactattcactcaaatatttttataaatgatatctaaacaaaaataatatttgtatacgaaaaaaatttattattgatctaaatatttttatatacggaaaatgatatttatgatccaaaaaaatttattcaaaaatggtatacgggcaaaaaatctattattgatctaaatatttttatttacgaaaatttactattgatatagatatttttgtaaacattacctaaacataaataatatttgtatacggaaaaaatctataattgatctaaatatttttctatatgaaaaatggtgtTTATAATCCCAAAAAGtttaattcaaaaatgatatgcggggaaaaatttattattgatctaaatatttttatatacgaacatttactattgatccagatatatttataaatgatacctaaacataaataatattgtatacggaaaaaaatctataattgacctaaatatttttctatatgaaaaatagtatttatgatccaaaaaaatttaattcaaaaatggtatacgggaaaaaatctattaatgatctaaatatttttatatacaaaaatctactattgatccagatatatttataaacgatacctaaacataaataatattgtatacgggaaaaaatctataattgatttaaatatttttctatatgaaaaatagtagttatgatccaaaaaaatttaattcaaaaatggtatacgggaaaaaatctattaatgatctaaatatttctatatacaaaaatttactattgattcagatattttagtaaacgatacctaaacataaagaATATTTGTCTACgggaaatttttttttattgatctaaatatttttctatatgaaaaatggtacttatgatccaaaaattttaattcaaaaatggtatccgggaaaaagtctattattgatttaaatatttttatataaaaaaatttactattgattcagatatttttgtaaatgatactgaacataaataatatttaaatacgggaaaaatctattattgatctaaatatttttatatacgaaaaatggaatttatgatccaaaacaaaattattcaaaaatgatatacgtgaaaaaatctattattgatctaaatatttttttatacgtaaatttactattcattcaaatatttttataaatgatacctaaataaaaataatatttgtatatggaaaaaaattattattgatctaaatatttttatatacgaaaaatggtatttaggtccataaaaaatttattcaaaaatggtatatgagaaaaaatctattattgatctaaatatttttatatacaaaaatttacaatttatccaaatatttttgtaaacgatacctaaacataaataacattTGAATACGGGAAAAATATATTCTTgtctacatatttatatataagaaagatgatatttatgattcaaatatttatgatccaaaaataatataagaggaaaaaaattattattgatctaaatattttgatatacgaaaaatttattattgatctaaatattttttcattttaaatattttatttaagataaatatattatgtaaataaatgcGCGCATcagaccagaacccgtgcgtatgcacgggtttgttactagttaatttaatagtaatccctaaaatttaaaaaaagagtTAAAGATACAACATTAGAGAATCTGATTCTAGAATCACCTGTTGTTTGTGATGAGCAGACGTGGGATGATGAGCAGACGTGGGATGGCCCCACACAACTGACAATTTCTCATAACTCAAAAACCAAACTCTATGTCACTATTCCCAAACACACTTTCAAGTCCACACACAAACCGAATCTCATCTTTCTCACCCGTTCGTTTCatgttctttttttcttttctgctATGGAAAACGATCCATTCCTTCTAATCAACCCTCAAACCTCCCCCTTCACTTCCTCTAAATCCTTCAACGACTTCACCACCttacaacaaccaccaccacaacCACCACAACAACCACCATCAGAAATCCAATCCTGCAACTTCACTCccctccaccaccaccaccaacaacaacaaccattcTCTCCTCCCAAACAAAAAAAACTCAGCCGCTGCAAAACCGCACCGGCCATGTTCATTCTCCCGAACCTAAAACCACCCACCACCAACCAACCTCATCTCCCCAAACCTCAAACCAACTCCATCATCCGACAAGGCGTTTGGCTTCTCCTTATCTACCTCTCCATCGGCGTAGCCATCTACTCTTTCAACACCAAAAACTTCTCCGGCATAGAAACTCACCCTATCGTCGACGCACTCTACTTCTGCATAGTCACCATGTGCACAATTGGTTACGGTGACATAGCTCCATTAACACCAACAACCAAAATCTTCGCATGCGTTTTTGTTCTAGTAGGTTTCGGTTTCGTAGACATACTCCTAAGTGGCCTTGTGAATTTCGTTTTAGATTTGCAAGAAAACACGATTTTAACGGGTCTTCAAATGGGTGCTAGGGAGGGTTTTTCAGCTAGGGATTACATTGTGGATGTTGCGAAAGGTAGGATGAGGATTAGGTTGAAGGTAGGTTTGGCACTTGGGGTTGTTGTTCTTTGTATTGGTGTTGGGAGTTTGGTTTTGTGTTTTGTGGAGGGTTTGGATTGGGTTGATTCGGTTTATTTGGCGGTTATGTCTGTTACGACGGTTGGGTATGGGGATCGGGCGTTTAAGACGCTTACCGGGAGGTTGTTTGCGGCGATTTGGTTGTTGTTTTCGACTTTGATGGTTGCTAGGGCTTTTCTGTATTTGGCTGAGGCTAGGATTGATAGGAGACATAGGAGATTGGCTAAGATGGTTTTGCATAGAGAGATTACTATTGAAGATTGGCTTGCTGCTGATATCAACAATACTGGTTTTATTAGGTAACTTAACAAAACTTCTTTACCCTTTTTTGTTTTAGGTTTAATGCATGTAGTTCTAAATTGTGGTTCGTAATCGCAATTGTGGCTGCAATGCAACAATATAAAGGATTTGAAGATCTCTGCCATAGCATTGCAACTGCAATTGCAGCTACATTGATCGGCAGTATTTGTCTGCATTTTGTTGCATTATCGTGGATCATTAAATACGGCCTATCACATGGCTGCAATTGTGGACAAATACACGATTCATGGTCTGCATCATATCATAATTGCAACTTTTTATCATTAGTATTAGTAGTTTATAATTGTGGTAGCTAGATTGCATTTCGGTCGCATTGCAGTCCTTGTTATTTAGCAAACTATGGTTATATACAGCTGATGTGGCCACAATTATAGTCTTGATGCTGTTAGAGAAACAGAAAAAAGGCCTTGATTTGGCGGCTACAATTGCAATTGCGGAAAATCTTTTGCAACTTTTCTGAAGAGTATAGTTGATTTTTGAGTTCAGGACCAACAACAAGACTATTATTCTTTGCGAGAATAAATTAGTACCCCTGCCCTGCAAAAGCCCAACAAAAGATGGGGCGGGACAAGGTGTACATTATTGTGGGGTGCAAGACTAAAACCTTCTTGGTCTGTTCCGCAAAAAACGAAGGTAGGGCGGGCATGTGGGCTTTGCATCTTTAAAGCCTAAAAATtgcaaaaatttatgttaatcTCCGCATCCGGAAAAATCCGAAAAAAACTGGGCGGAAGGGAAGAATCCGTGAAAAAGTGCAGAAGGACAGGGGCATGTCCAACGGGTTGGACCCGTTTTTCCACCCACTAGCTAGTAGAGTTTTAGATCAAACAAGAATACAACCTTGGATGCCATAACTTGAATATTCTAATTAAGTTTATTTCCTCTTAAAAAATTACAATTAGCTACAATCATTCGTCACTAATCATGATTTCTAGATATATATCAATATATTCTTAGTCAAAAGAAGGCATAATTAGAATTTGTTTAATTAAGCATTTGCTTAGATGGGATTGCCTTTTAGTCTTGTTTAATCACTAGCAGACATTTGATTGGCAAAGTCACTTTCTATGCATGATAGTAAACAAGTAGGGGCAGAGTATGAGTGTGACACTCATTCAATAAAGGATTCAATAATGTATGCATTATTCAGTTATTTTATGTGCTGATTGTATGGTTTTTTTAGATTATTTTCTGACTAGAAATTTCATTGATTTGTTTTCAGTAAGTCAGAATATGTGATCTTCAAGCTGAAAGAGATGGGAAAAATACAAGACAAAGATGTAATGCAAATTTGTGATCAATTCAGGAAGCTGGATCCCTCTAACTGTGGGAAGATAACATTGCCTCATCTCTTAGAGGGAAGAACATgacagaaaaaaaaataaaaaaatgtttacaAAAGCTAGTGGTGAGACATAATCAATAGTGCAAAAAATTTGCAaaatatacatgtattgttgggaGAGAGATTTTGTACAGACATTAGAATTGTGGGGATTAACATGAAGAAAGTTACTAGAAgatgtattttttaaaatctcTATGAAAATATGAAAAAACCCATTTGTTGTAATATTTCACAACAAATTTGATAAATATTGCTAATGATTAACATTTCCTGCGGGTATATCTATGGTATTTTAGTACGAATTCAAAGCGGGACAAGGTGTGTCAAGAAGCTAACTCTCAAacaccacaatttcatacacaaaATTCCTTGTAATTGAGTTTAAAGCGGAACAAGATGTGTCCGAAAATTAACTCCAAACACCATAATTTCCTACGCGATTCTTTGTAGTATGAGTTCAAAGCGGAACAAGGTGTGTCAAGAAGTTAACTTTCAAACACCATAATTTCCTACACAATTCTTTGTGAAACTTTCTGCAGCTTATTTTCAcatcattttttatataatttcttaAGTTTACACTATTTTTATGAGAATTGAACCAAGTCCCGTTAAGTACTCTGAAACAGGTGCTGCCACTAGACTATGTTGCTCTCTTTGAATTATTTTGCTACTGAAATCTATACATTACTTAATTGTTTgccatatatttttaataaaatattggcttaattgcaactttggtccccctattttgtctttttcttgattttaatccccccatttttaaaaccacgattttggtcccctttttgagttttctaatGAAAAAGAGGCAGGAATAAgaactaattttgcagaaaaaaacaaaatagagggacgaaaattgcacagaaaacttaaaaaaggggctaaaatagtgatttttaaaatagagggatcaaaattaagaaaaagacaaaataggaggattaaaattgcaattaagcctaaaatattaaattaatttttttaaaaataaactgaaaCTTTAGTAAATTCCAAATATATGAACCTAGAGTATATTTTTAGAATCTAtagtataataaattaatttataataaactgaaattaataataataaatttatttaaataatgttcACGTTATATATTtgaataatgttttaaaaaatgtgaattaatacaaatttaaataatataaatgaacCTATAGTATATAAATACGTAAACATTAAAAAATGAACCTATAGTATATTTTTAGACTCTATATaaattggaaataatattttaaaaaattaatataaatttaaataacatgaattttaaaatatttaataaattataaataatattctttataatgaaaaaaatattttttaaatttgaaataaggTTTCAAATTTAAATGTGAGGTTTAAATGtgaaatttaaataacataactgtgaattaaaaataatttgtaaattataaattttagtaATATAATTGTGAATTAATggactaaaattctaaaattaaaaataatagtttataaattagaaaatttttccttgtgaattaaataattttgaaattaataatattttatattaaataattctgaattaataatagtttatattgtacaatttataaattaataatagtataatattaaataatggtttatattaattattcaaaatattttctaatataattaGTTTCGGAATTATTTAATTCACAAGGACATTATTtcgaatttataaaatattataaactattatttttaatttcagaattttcgttaaataattttgaaataaatactttaaatataattagtttcggaattatttaattcacaaggacattatttcgaatttataaaatattataaactattattttttaatttcagaaTTTTCGTCTATTAATTCACATTTATTTTCAGAATTTCATATAATATTGttgaatataaaatatataataatttacacacaaaaaatataatgaaaatatGAAAAAGACGTACTATGTAATTGATACATTTAAGTTTGGAAATAAATCAAAACAAGTTGATTGGCCTAATGGTAGCACCCAAAACGACAGAATCTTCATTTGGCAAGGTTAGTTCTGAATTTCTCCAACAGCTTTGTGTCATACCTCTTCACCATAAATCCTTACAACCTTCCATGGATAAAGACCTTTTGTAGGGGTGTCTTAGAGGCTATAAAACTCAGTTTTTCAGACTTTGACAAAttacctctttcattcaaaatttcaaacaattcaattaTCCATACCTTTCACAAAATTACCAAGTGTTTATACTTCATTTTCATTGAAACTTTGTGCATATAACCTTCATTCAAATTAccaaagtttcatatcatacatcCATTAAACACTTGTATATCATTAAAGGAATTATGTGCTTGAAAGGGAAAATCACTCAAGTGATTGATATAGTTCAACTTCAaaaactcttgtaaaaattcaaacatATTGGTGTTTATTTTCCAAGATTGTTGGAATTAAGTGTGTgcattgaagaggattgttcttcttgCACTTAGTGTTGAAGATCTTAAAGGTTTTAAGAGCCTTTGATCtttctataggttagatagtaaagcATCACATTTTGTGTGgataggcttgtacaatcattctaactatagtgaaatctctttcacgttgaaaggggactggagtactctcggactgtgaggggaaccagtatatatcgttgtgtcttTTATCTTTCCGCATTTATTGCTTTATCCTCTCTTAACCAAACCAGAAAATAAGAACATTCTTGTCTCTAAAATCAGAAATTTTATTGGTCCTAATTCACCCCTCTCTTACGCGGACTTCGTACttacaacgacaacaacaacaatatttgaTAGTTTTATTTGTAGTTGTGAAGGCAAAGCCAACTTTGGGGCGGACAAGTCCTAATATAGTTTCTTCATACTTGAGACAAGGAAGAAAATTCTCTAATGTAAGTAAAGTGTTCTAGTACTGTAAGGATGCTCATATTGGTCCATAATCATAATTGAGAACCATCAAAAACTGAATGAGACAAATACGATTTTGATGAGTCTCATATGTTTTAGATTAAATTCATCTATTACTAATGAATCTTTTGATTGTACTTCTTGTCAAACTGCTAAACAACCAACtttatcatttaataaaattactTATGTTTCAGGTTCACCATTTGCTATTGT
This sequence is a window from Vicia villosa cultivar HV-30 ecotype Madison, WI unplaced genomic scaffold, Vvil1.0 ctg.000037F_1_1_3, whole genome shotgun sequence. Protein-coding genes within it:
- the LOC131622695 gene encoding two-pore potassium channel 5-like; its protein translation is MENDPFLLINPQTSPFTSSKSFNDFTTLQQPPPQPPQQPPSEIQSCNFTPLHHHHQQQQPFSPPKQKKLSRCKTAPAMFILPNLKPPTTNQPHLPKPQTNSIIRQGVWLLLIYLSIGVAIYSFNTKNFSGIETHPIVDALYFCIVTMCTIGYGDIAPLTPTTKIFACVFVLVGFGFVDILLSGLVNFVLDLQENTILTGLQMGAREGFSARDYIVDVAKGRMRIRLKVGLALGVVVLCIGVGSLVLCFVEGLDWVDSVYLAVMSVTTVGYGDRAFKTLTGRLFAAIWLLFSTLMVARAFLYLAEARIDRRHRRLAKMVLHREITIEDWLAADINNTGFISKSEYVIFKLKEMGKIQDKDVMQICDQFRKLDPSNCGKITLPHLLEGRT